In Sphaeramia orbicularis chromosome 1, fSphaOr1.1, whole genome shotgun sequence, a genomic segment contains:
- the add3a gene encoding adducin 3 (gamma) a isoform X5, translating into MSADSHQAVVTTPPLPGGGTKERYFDRVNVNDPEYLRTRNMSPDLRQDFNVLEQKKRVTQILQSPAFKEELESLIQEQQRKGNNPTGLLALRQIADFFMASSVAGFSTSPLSLGMVTPINDMYGVESSTMVKGEKLTRCKVASLYRLVDLFSWAHFANSYITGRVSKEQDHILIIPRGLSFAEASASNLVKVNIIGDVIEQGSTNLRIDPAGFSPHAAIYSMRPDIRCVIHVHTPATAAVSSMKCGILPISQEALILGDIAYYNYQGSLDDQEERIELQKALGPTAKLLVLRNHGVVALGETIEEAFHYIYNAHYACEIQVNAISCAGGVDNLIVLDQEKYKSRVHDVASAAAVNMGSPYKWKTGELEFESVMRMLDNLGYRTGYAYRHPIVREKPRHKSDVEIPATVTAFMFEEDGDSAATRLPFKFLQQRQQREKTRWLNSPNSYTKVSVEGGEERYNHRTTTWMKADETGTPIRIEDPNQFVPLNTNPNEVLEKRNKIREQNRFDVMTSGPRSQHLAGIPVDEPRRVRISFCNTHTCRLYSYSQYPSFKELRDYNYM; encoded by the exons ATGAGTGCGGACAGCCATCAGGCGGTGGTGACGACCCCGCCCCTGCCAGGTGGAGGAACCAAGGAACGCTACTTTGACCGGGTAAACGTTAACGATCCGGAGTACCTCAGGACCAGGAACATGTCGCCTGACCTCCGCCAGGATTTCAACGTCTTGGAACAAAAGAAGCGggttacacaaatcctacagagCCCA GCCTTCAAAGAGGAGTTGGAGAGTCTAATCCAAGAGCAGCAGCGGAAGGGGAACAACCCCACCGGCCTGCTGGCGCTGCGACAGATCGCTGACTTCTTCATGGCCAGCTCAGTGGCCGGTTTCAGCACCTCCCCCCTCA GCTTGGGTATGGTCACCCCCATCAATGACATGTACGGAGTGGAATCATCCACAATGGTGAAGGGCGAGAAGCTGACGCGCTGTAAAGTGGCTAGCCTCTACAGACTGGTGGACCTGTTCAGCTGGGCCCATTTCGCCAACTCCTACATCACA gGCCGTGTCAGTAAAGAACAAGACCACATCCTCATCATACCTAGAGGACTGTCATTTGCTGAGGCATCTGCATCAAACCTG GTGAAGGTCAACATCATCGGGGATGTGATCGAGCAGGGCTCCACCAACCTGCGGATCGACCCTGCCGGATTCAGCCCCCATGCCGCCATCTACTCCATGCGTCCAGACATCCGCTGTGTCATACACGTGCACACTCCTGCCACAGCTGCT GTATCATCAATGAAGTGCGGCATCCTGCCAATTTCCCAGGAGGCTTTGATTTTGGGAGATATTGCCTACTACAACTACCAGGGCAGCCTGGACGACCAGGAGGAGCGCATAGAACTCCAGAAGGCCCTGGGCCCGACTGCAAAG cTTCTGGTACTAAGGAATCACGGTGTGGTTGCTCTTGGGGAGACCATCGAAGAGGCCTTTCACTACATCTACAATGCCCATTATGCCTGCGAGATCCAG GTGAATGCCATCTCATGTGCTGGTGGTGTTGATAACCTGATAGTGCTGGACCAGGAGAAGTATAAGTCACGGGTTCATGACGTCGCATCAGCGGCTGCTGTCAACATGGGCAGTCCATACAAGTGGAAGACTGGCGAGCTGGAGTTTGAATCTGTGATGAGGATGCTTGATAACCTG GGCTACAGGACAGGTTATGCCTACAGGCACCCAATCGTACGGGAGAAGCCGAGGCACAAGAGTGATGTGGAGATCCCCGCCACAGTCACAGCATTCATGTTCGAGGAGGACGGGGACAGCGCCGCCACACGGCTGCCCTTCAAGTTcctgcagcagcggcagcagagGGAGAAGACACGCTGGCTGAACTCACCGAATAGCTACACCAAGGTCAGcgtggagggaggagaggagcgCTACAACCACCGGACGACCACG TGGATGAAGGCAGATGAGACGGGAACCCCGATCCGCATTGAGGACCCCAATCAGTTTGTCCCCCTCAACACAAACCCCAATGAGGTGCTGGAGAAGAGGAACAAG ATAAGAGAGCAGAACCGGTTTGATGTGATGACGTCAGGGCCGCGTTCTCAGCACCTTGCAGGCATCCCTGTGGATGAACCCCGACGGGTAAGAATCAGCTTCTGCAATACTCACACCTGTAGA CTCTACAGCTACAGTCAGTATCCTTCCTTTAAAGAGCTCAGAGATTATAACTACATGTGA